In a single window of the Drosophila albomicans strain 15112-1751.03 chromosome 3, ASM965048v2, whole genome shotgun sequence genome:
- the LOC117568191 gene encoding uncharacterized protein DDB_G0283357 isoform X9, with translation MSISERNTPSHGAPSSMATPSHRQHHRPPDVEEALSSMLWTPYERTTPTASSSDEDDDDERLNRKLRKSQSNYETSRSTALSQLLPPLPLETPPAAAAASASAVVAAAAASALPVPFPNFSLSGGCAFEAAKTSRAGGHRNRYSYPSYYGSPAHTLTQWCSSAATAIKEPPSYESLYEASVSSVGAARASLARVQPNNLQCDRSQRSRAAAAATTTTEKDDDDDDKDDDNDDVDQLTANVPAERLVRSFTDDYISQNCALYNPAINDTQKVTATTQRPTTTNARSQQSAENQSDSRANCIINENSDNNVDDEQEIATTTTTTANEETGAASVAVSAAAVAVQVNQPVSCAAVKATAALNRTLSLSQSLSRSRSRSRSRSHCVSDNEQAGNTTTAAESGNITANERASTTATERASTTAAERVTLLASAGERCSTAISLSSSFGACTTDAYNTGSNGGYCNYNNTLSSWLSRGRYNNSNSNTSSSVSANASDNASSSDALRPNKCLAELERLYAEFRASESLFEHRLSQSQIDSDNDNDSDIDIETTMRLNVAAELPPAGTGTATATATATAATQTANGNSSVFLKASDCNDSDNNNQAKIAVSSIAITPAATKSCQRQPSLTIQVNNGSSNNNNGNNCVASPTSTTVATATQEPSILNNNGVCVVNCNYSNNNHNNNNNSSIVSINNCAPASKVFSASVQNKLNNNAHVDVQHVAATDSGSANSVSVSASANSNSNASNLNNNNNGNANANTNGNDKSNVNVNVSSANNSVKVINVNATPPRTFTSTECQTDDLTNNNNNNDDDSSSINNNNNSNSPQQQQQLQQQQLRTREQRRRERRERRQQQQQQQQQQLAPQHPRRLHVERHSPPLHPPPPHLHHPHPHPHPHAHQHPHPLPHQHPHPHPAALGLARALLPDILHSHYPPPYSALPGGGPPPLPPPPQVAAPLPPPPPPQAPVPMLTPVISTVPLPGAAPLMSDGRFTLPLPIMRS, from the exons ATGTCCATATCGGAAAGGAATACGCCCAGCCATGGGGCACCCAGCAGCATGGCAACGCCCTCGCATCGCCAGCATCATCGGCCACCGGACGTTGAGGAGGCGCTCTCCTCAATGCTCTGGACGCCCTATGAGCGCACCACGCCCACGGCCAGCTCCTCGGATgaggacgatgacgatgagcgGCTCAATCGTAAGTTGCGCAAATCGCAAAGCAACTACGAGACCAGCCGGAGCACTGCCCTAAGTCAGCTTTTGCCACCACTTCCATTGGAAACACCGCCAGCAGCTGCGgctgcatcagcatcagcagtagtagcagcagcagcagcatcagctcTTCCCGTGCCTTTTCCCAATTTTAGTTTAAGCGGCGGATGCGCCTTCGAGGCAGCCAAGACGAGTCGAGCTGGCGGCCATCGGAATCGCTACTCGTATCCATCCTACTACGGCAGTCCGGCGCACACACTCACCCAATGGTGTTCCTCGGCGGCCACGGCCATCAAGGAGCCGCCCTCGTATGAATCCCTCTACGAGGCCAGCGTCTCCAGTGTGGGCGCGGCCAGGGCGAGCTTGGCTCGCGTCCAGCCGAACAATCTACAATGTGATAGATCGCAACGAtcccgagcagcagcagcagcaaccactaCAACTGAAaaagatgatgacgatgatgataaggatgacgataatgatgatgttgatcAACTAACGGCAAATGTTCCCGCTGAGCGTTTGGTGCGCTCCTTCACCGATGACTACATATCGCAG AACTGCGCATTATACAATCCAGCAATAAACGACACACAAAAAGTAACGGCAACAACACAAAGACCAACAACGACGAATGCAAGATCACAACAAAGTGCAGAAAATCAAAGCGACAGCCGAGCGAATTGCATTATCAATgaaaacagcgacaacaatgtTGACGATGAACAAGAAattgcaacaactacaacaacaactgcaaacgAGGAAACAGGCGCTGCCTCGGTTGCCgtctctgctgctgcagttgcagtgcAGGTCAATCAACCTGTTTCCTGTGCTGCAgtcaaagcaacagcagcgctcAATCGcactctcagtctcagtcaaAGCctcagccgcagtcgcagtcgcagccgcagtcgcagtcactgTGTCAGCGACAATGAGCAGGcaggcaacacaacaacagctgctgagAGTGGAAACATAACAGCGAATGAGAGAGcaagcacaacagcaactgagAGAGCaagcacaacagcagctgagaGAGTGACGCTGTTGGCCAGCGCTGGTGAGCGGTGCTCAACAGCGATCAGTCTCTCGAGTTCGTTCGGCGCGTGCACAACAGATGCGTACAACACCGGCAGCAACGGCGGTTattgcaattacaacaacacaTTATCTTCGTGGTTGTCGCGGGGgcgctacaacaacagcaacagcaatacgTCGAGCAGTGTCAGCGCCAACGCCAGCGACAACGCTAGCAGCAGCGACGCGCTGCGGCCCAACAAATGTTTGGCAGAACTCGAACGTTTGTATGCCGAATTTCGCGCGAGTGAAAGTCTCTTTGAGCATCGCTTGAGTCAGTCGCAAATTGAtagcgataacgataacgatagcGATATCGATATCGAAACGACGATGCGTTTGAATGTGGCAGCTGAGTTGCCGCCTGCAGGAACAGGAACAGCgactgcaacggcaacggcaacggcagcaacacaaactgcaaatggcaacagcagcgtgtTTCTAAAAGCCAGCGACTGCAATgacagtgacaacaacaatcaggCCAAAATAGCAGTTAGCAGCATTGCAATAACGCCCGCAGCAACAAAGTCCTGTCAAAGGCAGCCAAGTCTAACGATACAAGtgaacaacggcagcagcaacaacaacaacggcaacaattgTGTCGCGTCGCCCACAAgcacaacagttgcaacagcaacgcaaGAGCCAAGTATTCTCAACAATAACGGCGTTTGTGTTGTAAACTGtaattacagcaacaacaaccacaacaacaacaacaacagcagcattgtTTCTATTAATAATTGTGCGCCAGCGTCGAAAGTGTTTAGTGCAAGTGTCCAAAATAAGCTCAATAATAATGCCCATGTGGAtgtgcaacatgttgctgccaccgACAGTGGCAGTGCCAACAGTGTCAGTGTCAGCGCCAGTgcaaattcgaattcgaatgcGAGTaatctaaataataataataatggtaaTGCAAATGCTAATACCAATGGCAATGATAAGagcaatgtgaatgtgaatgtgtccAGTGCTAATAACAGTGTCAAAGTAATCAATGTTAATGCAACGCCTCCACGCACTTTCACCTCAACCGAATGCCAAACCGATGATCttactaacaacaacaacaacaacgacgacgacagcagcagcatcaacaataacaacaacagcaattccccccagcaacagcaacaattgcagcagcaacagctgcgcaCACGCGAGCAACGTCGTCGAGAGCGTCGCgagcggcggcagcaacaacaacaacaacaacagcaacaattggcACCGCAGCATCCGCGACGATTGCATGTGGAGCGCCACTCGCCACCGTTGCATCCACCACCTCCCCACTTGCATCATCCGCATCcccatccacatccacatgcACATCAGCATCCCCATCCCCTTCCCCATCAGCATCCGCATCCCCATCCGGCAGCATTGGGATTGGCGCGTGCTCTGTTGCCCGACATCCTGCACAGCCATTATCCGCCGCCGTACAGCGCGTTGCCGGGTGGGGGGCCACCCCCGTTGCCACCCCCGCCGCAGGTGGCTGCCccgctgccaccgccgcctccgCCACAAGCGCCAGTGCCAATGCTAACGCCAGTGATATCGACGGTTCCGCTCCCGGGCGCCGCTCCGCTGATGAGTGATGGACGCTTCACGTTGCCGCTGCCCATCATGCGCAG
- the LOC117568191 gene encoding uncharacterized protein DDB_G0283357 isoform X3, producing MSISERNTPSHGAPSSMATPSHRQHHRPPDVEEALSSMLWTPYERTTPTASSSDEDDDDERLNRKLRKSQSNYETSRSTALSQLLPPLPLETPPAAAAASASAVVAAAAASALPVPFPNFSLSGGCAFEAAKTSRAGGHRNRYSYPSYYGSPAHTLTQWCSSAATAIKEPPSYESLYEASVSSVGAARASLARVQPNNLQCDRSQRSRAAAAATTTTEKDDDDDDKDDDNDDVDQLTANVPAERLVRSFTDDYISQNCALYNPAINDTQKVTATTQRPTTTNARSQQSAENQSDSRANCIINENSDNNVDDEQEIATTTTTTANEETGAASVAVSAAAVAVQVNQPVSCAAVKATAALNRTLSLSQSLSRSRSRSRSRSHCVSDNEQAGNTTTAAESGNITANERASTTATERASTTAAERVTLLASAGERCSTAISLSSSFGACTTDAYNTGSNGGYCNYNNTLSSWLSRGRYNNSNSNTSSSVSANASDNASSSDALRPNKCLAELERLYAEFRASESLFEHRLSQSQIDSDNDNDSDIDIETTMRLNVAAELPPAGTGTATATATATAATQTANGNSSVFLKASDCNDSDNNNQAKIAVSSIAITPAATKSCQRQPSLTIQVNNGSSNNNNGNNCVASPTSTTVATATQEPSILNNNGVCVVNCNYSNNNHNNNNNSSIVSINNCAPASKVFSASVQNKLNNNAHVDVQHVAATDSGSANSVSVSASANSNSNASNLNNNNNGNANANTNGNDKSNVNVNVSSANNSVKVINVNATPPRTFTSTECQTDDLTNNNNNNDDDSSSINNNNNSNSPQQQQQLQQQQLRTREQRRRERRERRQQQQQQQQQQLAPQHPRRLHVERHSPPLHPPPPHLHHPHPHPHPHAHQHPHPLPHQHPHPHPAALGLARALLPDILHSHYPPPYSALPGGGPPPLPPPPQVAAPLPPPPPPQAPVPMLTPVISTVPLPGAAPLMSDGRFTLPLPIMRRSPFPPPPSISEHKIVPCAWTPSCCGGTCISWP from the exons ATGTCCATATCGGAAAGGAATACGCCCAGCCATGGGGCACCCAGCAGCATGGCAACGCCCTCGCATCGCCAGCATCATCGGCCACCGGACGTTGAGGAGGCGCTCTCCTCAATGCTCTGGACGCCCTATGAGCGCACCACGCCCACGGCCAGCTCCTCGGATgaggacgatgacgatgagcgGCTCAATCGTAAGTTGCGCAAATCGCAAAGCAACTACGAGACCAGCCGGAGCACTGCCCTAAGTCAGCTTTTGCCACCACTTCCATTGGAAACACCGCCAGCAGCTGCGgctgcatcagcatcagcagtagtagcagcagcagcagcatcagctcTTCCCGTGCCTTTTCCCAATTTTAGTTTAAGCGGCGGATGCGCCTTCGAGGCAGCCAAGACGAGTCGAGCTGGCGGCCATCGGAATCGCTACTCGTATCCATCCTACTACGGCAGTCCGGCGCACACACTCACCCAATGGTGTTCCTCGGCGGCCACGGCCATCAAGGAGCCGCCCTCGTATGAATCCCTCTACGAGGCCAGCGTCTCCAGTGTGGGCGCGGCCAGGGCGAGCTTGGCTCGCGTCCAGCCGAACAATCTACAATGTGATAGATCGCAACGAtcccgagcagcagcagcagcaaccactaCAACTGAAaaagatgatgacgatgatgataaggatgacgataatgatgatgttgatcAACTAACGGCAAATGTTCCCGCTGAGCGTTTGGTGCGCTCCTTCACCGATGACTACATATCGCAG AACTGCGCATTATACAATCCAGCAATAAACGACACACAAAAAGTAACGGCAACAACACAAAGACCAACAACGACGAATGCAAGATCACAACAAAGTGCAGAAAATCAAAGCGACAGCCGAGCGAATTGCATTATCAATgaaaacagcgacaacaatgtTGACGATGAACAAGAAattgcaacaactacaacaacaactgcaaacgAGGAAACAGGCGCTGCCTCGGTTGCCgtctctgctgctgcagttgcagtgcAGGTCAATCAACCTGTTTCCTGTGCTGCAgtcaaagcaacagcagcgctcAATCGcactctcagtctcagtcaaAGCctcagccgcagtcgcagtcgcagccgcagtcgcagtcactgTGTCAGCGACAATGAGCAGGcaggcaacacaacaacagctgctgagAGTGGAAACATAACAGCGAATGAGAGAGcaagcacaacagcaactgagAGAGCaagcacaacagcagctgagaGAGTGACGCTGTTGGCCAGCGCTGGTGAGCGGTGCTCAACAGCGATCAGTCTCTCGAGTTCGTTCGGCGCGTGCACAACAGATGCGTACAACACCGGCAGCAACGGCGGTTattgcaattacaacaacacaTTATCTTCGTGGTTGTCGCGGGGgcgctacaacaacagcaacagcaatacgTCGAGCAGTGTCAGCGCCAACGCCAGCGACAACGCTAGCAGCAGCGACGCGCTGCGGCCCAACAAATGTTTGGCAGAACTCGAACGTTTGTATGCCGAATTTCGCGCGAGTGAAAGTCTCTTTGAGCATCGCTTGAGTCAGTCGCAAATTGAtagcgataacgataacgatagcGATATCGATATCGAAACGACGATGCGTTTGAATGTGGCAGCTGAGTTGCCGCCTGCAGGAACAGGAACAGCgactgcaacggcaacggcaacggcagcaacacaaactgcaaatggcaacagcagcgtgtTTCTAAAAGCCAGCGACTGCAATgacagtgacaacaacaatcaggCCAAAATAGCAGTTAGCAGCATTGCAATAACGCCCGCAGCAACAAAGTCCTGTCAAAGGCAGCCAAGTCTAACGATACAAGtgaacaacggcagcagcaacaacaacaacggcaacaattgTGTCGCGTCGCCCACAAgcacaacagttgcaacagcaacgcaaGAGCCAAGTATTCTCAACAATAACGGCGTTTGTGTTGTAAACTGtaattacagcaacaacaaccacaacaacaacaacaacagcagcattgtTTCTATTAATAATTGTGCGCCAGCGTCGAAAGTGTTTAGTGCAAGTGTCCAAAATAAGCTCAATAATAATGCCCATGTGGAtgtgcaacatgttgctgccaccgACAGTGGCAGTGCCAACAGTGTCAGTGTCAGCGCCAGTgcaaattcgaattcgaatgcGAGTaatctaaataataataataatggtaaTGCAAATGCTAATACCAATGGCAATGATAAGagcaatgtgaatgtgaatgtgtccAGTGCTAATAACAGTGTCAAAGTAATCAATGTTAATGCAACGCCTCCACGCACTTTCACCTCAACCGAATGCCAAACCGATGATCttactaacaacaacaacaacaacgacgacgacagcagcagcatcaacaataacaacaacagcaattccccccagcaacagcaacaattgcagcagcaacagctgcgcaCACGCGAGCAACGTCGTCGAGAGCGTCGCgagcggcggcagcaacaacaacaacaacaacagcaacaattggcACCGCAGCATCCGCGACGATTGCATGTGGAGCGCCACTCGCCACCGTTGCATCCACCACCTCCCCACTTGCATCATCCGCATCcccatccacatccacatgcACATCAGCATCCCCATCCCCTTCCCCATCAGCATCCGCATCCCCATCCGGCAGCATTGGGATTGGCGCGTGCTCTGTTGCCCGACATCCTGCACAGCCATTATCCGCCGCCGTACAGCGCGTTGCCGGGTGGGGGGCCACCCCCGTTGCCACCCCCGCCGCAGGTGGCTGCCccgctgccaccgccgcctccgCCACAAGCGCCAGTGCCAATGCTAACGCCAGTGATATCGACGGTTCCGCTCCCGGGCGCCGCTCCGCTGATGAGTGATGGACGCTTCACGTTGCCGCTGCCCATCATGCGCAG
- the LOC117568191 gene encoding uncharacterized protein DDB_G0283357 isoform X5 yields MSISERNTPSHGAPSSMATPSHRQHHRPPDVEEALSSMLWTPYERTTPTASSSDEDDDDERLNRKLRKSQSNYETSRSTALSQLLPPLPLETPPAAAAASASAVVAAAAASALPVPFPNFSLSGGCAFEAAKTSRAGGHRNRYSYPSYYGSPAHTLTQWCSSAATAIKEPPSYESLYEASVSSVGAARASLARVQPNNLQCDRSQRSRAAAAATTTTEKDDDDDDKDDDNDDVDQLTANVPAERLVRSFTDDYISQNCALYNPAINDTQKVTATTQRPTTTNARSQQSAENQSDSRANCIINENSDNNVDDEQEIATTTTTTANEETGAASVAVSAAAVAVQVNQPVSCAAVKATAALNRTLSLSQSLSRSRSRSRSRSHCVSDNEQAGNTTTAAESGNITANERASTTATERASTTAAERVTLLASAGERCSTAISLSSSFGACTTDAYNTGSNGGYCNYNNTLSSWLSRGRYNNSNSNTSSSVSANASDNASSSDALRPNKCLAELERLYAEFRASESLFEHRLSQSQIDSDNDNDSDIDIETTMRLNVAAELPPAGTGTATATATATAATQTANGNSSVFLKASDCNDSDNNNQAKIAVSSIAITPAATKSCQRQPSLTIQVNNGSSNNNNGNNCVASPTSTTVATATQEPSILNNNGVCVVNCNYSNNNHNNNNNSSIVSINNCAPASKVFSASVQNKLNNNAHVDVQHVAATDSGSANSVSVSASANSNSNASNLNNNNNGNANANTNGNDKSNVNVNVSSANNSVKVINVNATPPRTFTSTECQTDDLTNNNNNNDDDSSSINNNNNSNSPQQQQQLQQQQLRTREQRRRERRERRQQQQQQQQQQLAPQHPRRLHVERHSPPLHPPPPHLHHPHPHPHPHAHQHPHPLPHQHPHPHPAALGLARALLPDILHSHYPPPYSALPGGGPPPLPPPPQVAAPLPPPPPPQAPVPMLTPVISTVPLPGAAPLMSDGRFTLPLPIMRSAPRGVCAIFDTLAPK; encoded by the exons ATGTCCATATCGGAAAGGAATACGCCCAGCCATGGGGCACCCAGCAGCATGGCAACGCCCTCGCATCGCCAGCATCATCGGCCACCGGACGTTGAGGAGGCGCTCTCCTCAATGCTCTGGACGCCCTATGAGCGCACCACGCCCACGGCCAGCTCCTCGGATgaggacgatgacgatgagcgGCTCAATCGTAAGTTGCGCAAATCGCAAAGCAACTACGAGACCAGCCGGAGCACTGCCCTAAGTCAGCTTTTGCCACCACTTCCATTGGAAACACCGCCAGCAGCTGCGgctgcatcagcatcagcagtagtagcagcagcagcagcatcagctcTTCCCGTGCCTTTTCCCAATTTTAGTTTAAGCGGCGGATGCGCCTTCGAGGCAGCCAAGACGAGTCGAGCTGGCGGCCATCGGAATCGCTACTCGTATCCATCCTACTACGGCAGTCCGGCGCACACACTCACCCAATGGTGTTCCTCGGCGGCCACGGCCATCAAGGAGCCGCCCTCGTATGAATCCCTCTACGAGGCCAGCGTCTCCAGTGTGGGCGCGGCCAGGGCGAGCTTGGCTCGCGTCCAGCCGAACAATCTACAATGTGATAGATCGCAACGAtcccgagcagcagcagcagcaaccactaCAACTGAAaaagatgatgacgatgatgataaggatgacgataatgatgatgttgatcAACTAACGGCAAATGTTCCCGCTGAGCGTTTGGTGCGCTCCTTCACCGATGACTACATATCGCAG AACTGCGCATTATACAATCCAGCAATAAACGACACACAAAAAGTAACGGCAACAACACAAAGACCAACAACGACGAATGCAAGATCACAACAAAGTGCAGAAAATCAAAGCGACAGCCGAGCGAATTGCATTATCAATgaaaacagcgacaacaatgtTGACGATGAACAAGAAattgcaacaactacaacaacaactgcaaacgAGGAAACAGGCGCTGCCTCGGTTGCCgtctctgctgctgcagttgcagtgcAGGTCAATCAACCTGTTTCCTGTGCTGCAgtcaaagcaacagcagcgctcAATCGcactctcagtctcagtcaaAGCctcagccgcagtcgcagtcgcagccgcagtcgcagtcactgTGTCAGCGACAATGAGCAGGcaggcaacacaacaacagctgctgagAGTGGAAACATAACAGCGAATGAGAGAGcaagcacaacagcaactgagAGAGCaagcacaacagcagctgagaGAGTGACGCTGTTGGCCAGCGCTGGTGAGCGGTGCTCAACAGCGATCAGTCTCTCGAGTTCGTTCGGCGCGTGCACAACAGATGCGTACAACACCGGCAGCAACGGCGGTTattgcaattacaacaacacaTTATCTTCGTGGTTGTCGCGGGGgcgctacaacaacagcaacagcaatacgTCGAGCAGTGTCAGCGCCAACGCCAGCGACAACGCTAGCAGCAGCGACGCGCTGCGGCCCAACAAATGTTTGGCAGAACTCGAACGTTTGTATGCCGAATTTCGCGCGAGTGAAAGTCTCTTTGAGCATCGCTTGAGTCAGTCGCAAATTGAtagcgataacgataacgatagcGATATCGATATCGAAACGACGATGCGTTTGAATGTGGCAGCTGAGTTGCCGCCTGCAGGAACAGGAACAGCgactgcaacggcaacggcaacggcagcaacacaaactgcaaatggcaacagcagcgtgtTTCTAAAAGCCAGCGACTGCAATgacagtgacaacaacaatcaggCCAAAATAGCAGTTAGCAGCATTGCAATAACGCCCGCAGCAACAAAGTCCTGTCAAAGGCAGCCAAGTCTAACGATACAAGtgaacaacggcagcagcaacaacaacaacggcaacaattgTGTCGCGTCGCCCACAAgcacaacagttgcaacagcaacgcaaGAGCCAAGTATTCTCAACAATAACGGCGTTTGTGTTGTAAACTGtaattacagcaacaacaaccacaacaacaacaacaacagcagcattgtTTCTATTAATAATTGTGCGCCAGCGTCGAAAGTGTTTAGTGCAAGTGTCCAAAATAAGCTCAATAATAATGCCCATGTGGAtgtgcaacatgttgctgccaccgACAGTGGCAGTGCCAACAGTGTCAGTGTCAGCGCCAGTgcaaattcgaattcgaatgcGAGTaatctaaataataataataatggtaaTGCAAATGCTAATACCAATGGCAATGATAAGagcaatgtgaatgtgaatgtgtccAGTGCTAATAACAGTGTCAAAGTAATCAATGTTAATGCAACGCCTCCACGCACTTTCACCTCAACCGAATGCCAAACCGATGATCttactaacaacaacaacaacaacgacgacgacagcagcagcatcaacaataacaacaacagcaattccccccagcaacagcaacaattgcagcagcaacagctgcgcaCACGCGAGCAACGTCGTCGAGAGCGTCGCgagcggcggcagcaacaacaacaacaacaacagcaacaattggcACCGCAGCATCCGCGACGATTGCATGTGGAGCGCCACTCGCCACCGTTGCATCCACCACCTCCCCACTTGCATCATCCGCATCcccatccacatccacatgcACATCAGCATCCCCATCCCCTTCCCCATCAGCATCCGCATCCCCATCCGGCAGCATTGGGATTGGCGCGTGCTCTGTTGCCCGACATCCTGCACAGCCATTATCCGCCGCCGTACAGCGCGTTGCCGGGTGGGGGGCCACCCCCGTTGCCACCCCCGCCGCAGGTGGCTGCCccgctgccaccgccgcctccgCCACAAGCGCCAGTGCCAATGCTAACGCCAGTGATATCGACGGTTCCGCTCCCGGGCGCCGCTCCGCTGATGAGTGATGGACGCTTCACGTTGCCGCTGCCCATCATGCGCAG